One Sandaracinaceae bacterium genomic region harbors:
- a CDS encoding SCO family protein: MGFAPLITLVVRPWQLWLGCALVGGAAAALWTSRAPARGSDALDAARRTYVAMDPPRPLGAVALLDHRGEVFDAARLRGHFSLVFLGYTRCPDVCPTTLSVLAPVLDRLPEDSQVIFVSVDPEHDDVARMGEYVSAFHPRLVGVTGERAALESFTAALGGRMAVGEGTRLDHPTSLFVVDHRARVVATLLRPSSPSRVLRELARARRESR; this comes from the coding sequence ATGGGATTCGCTCCGTTGATCACCCTCGTGGTCAGACCCTGGCAGCTTTGGCTCGGTTGCGCGCTCGTCGGAGGCGCCGCGGCGGCGCTCTGGACGAGCCGCGCGCCGGCCCGCGGCTCGGACGCGCTCGACGCGGCGCGGCGCACCTACGTCGCGATGGATCCGCCGCGGCCGCTCGGCGCGGTGGCGCTCCTCGATCATCGGGGTGAGGTCTTCGACGCCGCGCGGCTCCGAGGCCACTTCAGCCTCGTGTTCCTCGGCTACACGCGCTGCCCCGACGTCTGCCCGACCACGCTGAGCGTGCTCGCGCCCGTGCTCGATCGTCTGCCCGAAGATTCGCAAGTCATCTTCGTGAGCGTCGACCCGGAGCACGACGACGTCGCGCGCATGGGCGAGTACGTGTCGGCGTTTCATCCACGCCTGGTCGGCGTGACGGGCGAGCGCGCGGCCCTCGAGTCGTTCACGGCCGCGCTCGGAGGACGCATGGCGGTCGGCGAGGGGACGCGGCTCGATCATCCGACGAGCCTCTTCGTGGTCGACCACCGCGCGCGGGTGGTGGCCACCCTGCTCCGGCCGAGCAGCCCGAGCCGCGTCCTCCGCGAGCTCGCGCGAGCCCGTCGGGAGTCGCGGTGA
- a CDS encoding ATP-binding protein: protein MEFYLEARELVAHITSADEANPAVLKRWIHTLKGNAGIYGLSSIADTCHDIETRMAEESVLPSERELTDLSARWDEISSRLASLLGEQKQRIELDDEDYHGFLQAVVAGAPHEELAERVASWKYEPTRQRLARIAEQAKGIAERLGKGVDVELEPNDVRLPADRYSTFWSAFVHVVRNAVDHGIEPANDREGSGKSATGHLKLVTRQEEGRVLVEISDDGRGIDWDEVRRVAALGGVPANSQDELRAAIFADGVTTREAVSDLSGRGVGMGAVLAATEELGGRVSIDTATGEGTVVRFSLPAPRVQA, encoded by the coding sequence GTGGAGTTCTACCTCGAGGCGCGTGAGCTGGTGGCGCACATCACGAGCGCTGACGAGGCCAACCCGGCCGTGCTCAAGCGCTGGATCCACACCCTCAAGGGCAACGCCGGCATCTACGGCCTATCGTCCATCGCGGACACTTGCCACGACATCGAGACCCGGATGGCGGAGGAGAGCGTGCTGCCCTCCGAGCGCGAGCTGACGGATCTGAGCGCCCGCTGGGACGAGATCAGCAGCCGCCTGGCGTCGCTGCTGGGCGAGCAGAAGCAGCGCATCGAGCTCGACGACGAGGACTACCACGGCTTCCTCCAGGCGGTCGTCGCGGGCGCGCCGCACGAGGAGCTCGCCGAGCGGGTCGCGTCGTGGAAGTACGAGCCCACCCGCCAGCGCCTCGCGCGGATCGCGGAGCAGGCGAAGGGCATCGCGGAGCGCCTCGGCAAGGGGGTCGACGTGGAGCTCGAGCCGAACGACGTCCGGCTGCCGGCCGATCGGTACTCGACCTTCTGGAGCGCCTTCGTGCACGTGGTCCGCAACGCGGTGGACCATGGCATCGAGCCGGCGAACGACCGCGAGGGCAGCGGCAAGTCAGCGACCGGGCACCTGAAGCTGGTGACCCGCCAGGAGGAGGGCCGGGTCCTCGTCGAGATCTCGGACGACGGCCGCGGCATCGACTGGGACGAGGTGCGCCGCGTCGCGGCGCTCGGCGGCGTGCCCGCGAACTCGCAGGACGAGCTCCGCGCGGCCATCTTCGCCGACGGGGTCACGACCCGCGAGGCGGTGAGCGACCTGTCCGGCCGGGGCGTGGGCATGGGCGCCGTGCTCGCCGCGACCGAGGAGCTCGGAGGCCGGGTCAGCATCGACACGGCCACCGGCGAGGGCACGGTGGTGCGCTTCAGCCTCCCGGCCCCGCGGGTCCAGGCCTGA
- a CDS encoding 3,4-dehydroadipyl-CoA semialdehyde dehydrogenase, which translates to MITLKSYLRGEWVEGQSEMATLVDPTTGEEIARTGTGGVDFGEVVRHAREVGGPALRAMTFGERGKVLKALSKAIHAAREELIEASIVSGGTTRGDAKFDIDGASATLAFYAGLGKKLGDAKALGEESEQLTQSARFFGKHVWVPLRGVAVHINAFNFPAWGLAEKLAVALLAGVPVITKPATSTSLLAFRVMEKMVETGEIPRGAVQLVCGSTGDLLSHLGEQDALAFTGSADTGLKLRGLENVLARSTRVNVEADSLNAAVLAEDVDDDTYQMFLRDVVTEMTQKAGQKCTATRRVFVHASRIDRVIEDLGERLDQITIGNPASKEVRMGPLATKQQHADFLAGVEKLKAAGAKVVYGGGAPSLIDADASKGYFVAPTLLRADAPAEAAAVHAHEVFGPCTTLMPWTEVDEVVELVARGGGGLVASVYGDDRKLTAELVLSLAPYSGRILMGTKKVADQAISPGLVLPSCVHGGPGRAGGGEELGGERGLRFYMQRCAIQGDRALLDKLV; encoded by the coding sequence ATGATCACGCTGAAGAGCTACCTGCGAGGCGAGTGGGTCGAAGGTCAGTCCGAGATGGCGACCCTCGTCGACCCGACCACCGGCGAAGAAATTGCGCGCACCGGCACCGGAGGCGTCGATTTCGGCGAGGTCGTGCGGCACGCGCGCGAGGTCGGCGGGCCCGCGCTGCGCGCGATGACCTTCGGTGAGCGCGGCAAGGTGCTCAAGGCCCTCTCGAAGGCGATTCACGCCGCGCGCGAGGAGCTCATCGAGGCCTCGATCGTCAGCGGCGGCACCACGCGCGGCGACGCGAAGTTCGACATCGACGGCGCGAGCGCGACCCTCGCGTTCTACGCGGGGCTCGGCAAGAAGCTCGGCGACGCGAAGGCGCTGGGCGAGGAGAGCGAGCAGCTCACCCAGAGCGCCCGCTTCTTCGGCAAGCACGTCTGGGTGCCGCTGCGGGGCGTGGCGGTGCACATCAACGCGTTCAACTTCCCGGCGTGGGGGCTGGCGGAGAAGCTCGCGGTCGCGCTCCTGGCCGGCGTGCCGGTGATCACCAAGCCCGCGACCTCGACCTCGCTCCTCGCCTTCCGCGTCATGGAGAAGATGGTCGAGACGGGCGAGATCCCGCGCGGCGCCGTGCAGCTCGTCTGCGGCTCCACCGGCGACCTGCTCAGCCACCTCGGCGAGCAGGACGCGCTCGCGTTCACCGGCTCGGCGGACACCGGGCTGAAGCTCCGCGGCCTCGAGAACGTGCTCGCCCGCTCGACCCGGGTGAACGTCGAGGCGGACAGCCTCAACGCGGCCGTGCTCGCGGAGGACGTCGACGACGACACCTACCAGATGTTCCTGCGCGACGTGGTCACCGAGATGACCCAGAAGGCCGGGCAGAAGTGCACGGCGACGCGCCGCGTCTTCGTGCACGCCAGCCGCATCGACCGCGTGATCGAGGACCTCGGCGAGCGGCTCGACCAGATCACCATCGGGAACCCGGCGAGCAAGGAGGTCCGCATGGGCCCGCTCGCGACGAAGCAGCAGCACGCGGACTTCCTGGCCGGCGTCGAGAAGCTGAAGGCCGCCGGCGCGAAGGTCGTCTACGGCGGCGGCGCGCCGAGCCTCATCGACGCCGACGCGTCCAAGGGCTACTTCGTCGCGCCGACCCTGCTCCGCGCGGACGCGCCGGCGGAGGCGGCGGCGGTGCACGCGCACGAGGTCTTCGGGCCCTGCACCACCCTGATGCCCTGGACCGAGGTCGACGAGGTGGTGGAGCTCGTCGCGCGCGGCGGCGGCGGCCTGGTGGCCAGCGTCTACGGCGACGACCGCAAGCTCACCGCCGAGCTGGTGCTCTCGCTCGCGCCCTACAGCGGGCGCATCCTGATGGGCACCAAGAAGGTCGCCGACCAGGCGATCAGCCCCGGGCTCGTGCTCCCGAGCTGCGTGCACGGCGGCCCCGGTCGCGCCGGCGGCGGCGAGGAGCTGGGCGGCGAGCGCGGCTTGCGTTTCTACATGCAGCGCTGCGCCATCCAGGGCGACCGCGCGCTCCTCGACAAGCTGGTCTGA
- a CDS encoding response regulator — translation MSGPDASRPSVQAAARARVTRGVYRGACLLAALAVARDLVVSPPWVWVPPALTLALLAPAALRGSTGPAARAWFMLIVHGLTIASLYVLGIRTAAPLVVVGGSLAFIMIAWEERALLLASLTATALNLGLLVFAHALPFGPPIEGLEGTPQFGFVLTVSVLTVVAGAAWFARTLSAATQAATERAEAGEASSDAKTRFLATMSHELRTPAAAILGYADLLQLPDVDDATQRAHAAVVARNGRHLLALLDDLLDLSKVEAGALSIAVEDVDVAELVCDAVDALSARPEAGDEIEIRAEASTPWPSRVETDPRRARQVLLNLLTNAAKFAERQVTLTVAAREGWLELIVDDDGPGVPEDEVDRLFDAFWQGTAGKAAKKGTGLGLMLCRHLAGLMDGGLRFVPREGPGARFVFSLPSHAEVPLRPPGPVEPVRVSQPSARVDGRLDGLRFLLAEDSADLRTLLTFELERRGAAVDAASDGQEALELAASSPHDLILMDVDMPRVDGLTATRRLRARGVHTPVIALTAFAMRGDRERCLEAGCDAYLGKPVDFASLLATIARLTSREPRAEEGTLGERRAEEALAAVDSSADAPGSDEDAVPAKLRALREGYARRVPERLEELRALLDAGDRAGLAHASHKLAGAAGSFGFPALGEAARALEEATTAGEPLERLEACLGRLEAAAAPPQRARR, via the coding sequence ATGTCCGGGCCGGACGCTTCGCGACCCAGCGTGCAAGCCGCCGCGCGCGCGCGCGTCACGCGAGGCGTGTATCGCGGGGCCTGCCTCCTGGCGGCGCTCGCGGTGGCGCGGGACCTCGTGGTCTCGCCTCCGTGGGTGTGGGTGCCTCCGGCGCTCACCCTCGCGCTCCTCGCGCCGGCCGCGCTCCGTGGCAGCACCGGCCCCGCGGCGCGCGCGTGGTTCATGCTCATCGTGCACGGGCTGACGATCGCGTCGCTCTACGTGCTGGGGATCCGCACCGCCGCGCCGCTCGTCGTGGTCGGCGGCTCCTTGGCGTTCATCATGATCGCCTGGGAAGAGCGCGCGCTCCTCCTCGCCTCGCTCACGGCGACCGCGCTGAACCTGGGGCTGCTCGTCTTCGCCCACGCGCTCCCGTTCGGCCCTCCGATCGAAGGGCTCGAGGGCACGCCTCAGTTCGGCTTCGTGCTCACGGTGTCGGTGTTGACCGTGGTGGCGGGGGCGGCCTGGTTCGCGCGTACGCTGAGCGCGGCCACGCAGGCCGCGACCGAGCGGGCGGAGGCGGGCGAGGCCTCCAGCGACGCCAAGACGCGCTTCCTCGCCACCATGAGCCATGAGCTCCGGACGCCCGCGGCGGCGATCCTGGGGTACGCCGACCTGCTGCAGCTCCCCGACGTCGACGACGCGACCCAGCGCGCGCACGCGGCCGTCGTCGCGCGCAACGGTCGGCACCTGCTCGCGCTCCTCGACGACCTGCTCGACCTGTCGAAGGTCGAGGCGGGGGCGCTGTCCATCGCGGTCGAGGACGTCGACGTGGCGGAGCTGGTGTGCGACGCCGTCGACGCCCTGTCGGCGCGCCCCGAGGCGGGCGACGAGATCGAGATCCGCGCGGAGGCGAGCACGCCCTGGCCTTCTCGCGTCGAGACCGATCCGCGCCGCGCCCGCCAGGTGCTCCTCAACCTGCTGACGAACGCGGCGAAATTCGCCGAGCGGCAAGTGACCTTGACCGTGGCCGCGCGCGAAGGGTGGCTCGAGCTCATCGTCGACGACGACGGCCCCGGGGTCCCCGAAGACGAGGTCGATCGACTCTTCGACGCGTTCTGGCAGGGCACGGCGGGCAAGGCGGCCAAGAAGGGCACGGGCCTCGGCCTGATGCTCTGCCGGCACCTCGCGGGCCTCATGGACGGAGGGCTGCGGTTCGTCCCGCGCGAGGGGCCGGGCGCGCGCTTCGTCTTCTCGCTCCCCTCGCACGCGGAGGTCCCGCTCCGGCCACCGGGGCCGGTCGAGCCGGTCCGCGTGTCGCAGCCCAGCGCGCGAGTCGACGGGCGCCTGGACGGCCTGCGGTTCCTCCTCGCCGAGGACAGCGCCGATCTCCGCACGCTGCTCACGTTCGAGCTCGAGCGGCGGGGGGCGGCCGTCGACGCGGCGAGCGACGGCCAGGAGGCGCTCGAGCTCGCCGCGTCCTCGCCTCACGACTTGATCCTGATGGACGTGGACATGCCGCGGGTGGACGGCCTGACCGCCACGCGGCGCCTGCGCGCGCGGGGCGTGCACACGCCGGTGATCGCGCTGACCGCGTTCGCGATGCGCGGCGACCGGGAACGCTGCCTCGAGGCGGGGTGCGACGCGTATCTCGGCAAGCCGGTCGACTTCGCGTCCCTGCTCGCCACCATCGCCCGCCTCACGAGCCGCGAGCCCCGGGCGGAGGAGGGCACGCTCGGGGAACGCAGGGCCGAAGAGGCACTCGCGGCGGTGGACTCGAGCGCGGACGCGCCCGGGTCGGACGAGGACGCCGTGCCCGCGAAGCTCCGCGCCCTGCGCGAGGGCTACGCGCGCCGTGTGCCCGAACGCCTCGAGGAGCTGCGCGCCCTGCTCGACGCGGGAGACCGCGCGGGCCTCGCGCACGCGTCGCACAAGCTCGCGGGCGCGGCCGGGAGCTTCGGCTTCCCGGCGCTCGGTGAGGCGGCGCGGGCCCTCGAGGAGGCGACGACGGCCGGCGAGCCGCTCGAGCGCCTGGAAGCGTGCCTCGGAAGGCTGGAGGCGGCGGCGGCCCCGCCTCAGCGGGCGCGGCGGTAG
- a CDS encoding carotenoid oxygenase family protein has translation MDHPYLSGPYAPIDTEIDVTLEVVEGEVPRDLFGAYVRNGPNPKRAPLGAHHWFDGDGMLHAVHAEDGTLRYRNRFVSTEATRREDEAGRPLWRGLMESTADNPKGQPYKDTGNTDVVFHNGELLTLWYICGGAHRADARTLESRGAHSFGGERPMKLSAHAKVDARNGELLWFDYGPRPPFMRYGVVDAQGQLAHATDIDLPGPRLPHDMAFTENHAILMDLPVWFRPEALKERKWMVDYHRDVPARFGVIPRRGQGAEIRWFEAEPCYIYHSVNAWEEDGAIVMIGCRCDDPMPTPNPEDGRFARALANLRLSARLHRWRFDLETGACTEEALDDRNAEFPSINARFGGRPSKFSYHMAIPEARTLFFDGIVKYGPRGELSRHTFGPGVFGSEAPFAPREGATEEDDGYLLSFVQDTARDVSELWIYDARALEEGPRCKAVIPQRVPLGFHATWVEGAQL, from the coding sequence GTGGACCATCCGTACCTGAGCGGGCCCTACGCGCCCATCGACACCGAGATCGACGTCACACTCGAGGTGGTCGAGGGCGAAGTGCCGCGTGATCTCTTCGGTGCCTACGTGCGCAACGGCCCCAACCCGAAGCGCGCGCCGCTCGGCGCCCACCACTGGTTCGACGGCGACGGCATGCTGCACGCGGTGCACGCAGAGGACGGGACGCTGCGATACCGAAACCGCTTCGTCTCGACGGAGGCGACGCGGCGCGAGGACGAGGCGGGCCGGCCGCTGTGGCGCGGGCTGATGGAGTCCACCGCGGACAACCCGAAAGGTCAGCCCTACAAGGACACCGGCAACACCGACGTGGTCTTCCACAACGGGGAGCTGCTCACGCTCTGGTACATCTGCGGCGGCGCGCACCGGGCGGACGCGCGGACCCTCGAGAGCCGCGGCGCGCACTCCTTCGGGGGCGAGCGCCCGATGAAGCTCTCGGCCCACGCGAAGGTCGACGCCCGGAACGGCGAGCTGCTCTGGTTCGACTACGGGCCGCGCCCGCCCTTCATGCGCTACGGCGTCGTCGACGCGCAGGGCCAGCTCGCCCACGCCACGGACATCGATCTGCCGGGCCCGCGCCTCCCGCACGACATGGCGTTCACCGAGAACCACGCGATCCTCATGGACCTGCCGGTGTGGTTCCGCCCCGAGGCGCTGAAGGAGCGCAAGTGGATGGTCGACTACCACCGTGACGTGCCCGCGCGCTTCGGCGTGATCCCGCGCCGCGGGCAGGGCGCGGAGATCCGCTGGTTCGAGGCCGAGCCCTGCTACATCTACCACTCGGTCAACGCGTGGGAGGAGGACGGCGCGATCGTCATGATCGGCTGCCGCTGCGACGATCCGATGCCGACGCCGAACCCGGAGGACGGCCGCTTCGCCCGCGCGCTGGCGAACCTGCGCCTGAGCGCGCGCCTGCACCGGTGGCGCTTCGACCTCGAGACCGGCGCGTGCACCGAGGAGGCCCTCGACGACCGCAACGCGGAGTTCCCGTCGATCAACGCGCGCTTCGGCGGCCGCCCGTCGAAGTTCAGCTACCACATGGCCATCCCCGAGGCGCGCACGCTCTTCTTCGACGGGATCGTCAAGTATGGCCCTCGAGGAGAGCTGTCGCGCCACACGTTCGGGCCCGGCGTCTTCGGGAGCGAGGCGCCGTTCGCGCCGCGCGAGGGAGCGACCGAGGAGGACGACGGCTACCTGCTGAGCTTCGTCCAGGACACCGCTCGCGATGTCTCGGAGCTCTGGATCTACGACGCGCGCGCGCTCGAGGAGGGTCCGCGCTGCAAGGCGGTGATCCCGCAGCGCGTCCCGCTCGGGTTCCACGCGACCTGGGTCGAGGGAGCGCAGCTGTGA
- a CDS encoding acetyl-CoA acetyltransferase: MTVFVLGGAQTDFGRNYSREGLGVDALMRDAVEAALEDTGVGPDAIDAAHVGNFTAELFSRQGQLGGVLASLHEDLAGVPTARHEAACASGSVAALAATAEIEAGRYDTVLVVGVEQMRNVKGDVAAEYLGCAAWTGREAEDARYVWPALFSRVAEEYEARYGLDRAHLVEVAQIDLDNAQRNPVAQTRGWQLSDAMYAEDDEANAIVEGRLRRQDCGRITDGAAAVVLAGEEAARAWAQRRGVSLDAVPRILGWGHRTAPMVLEDKLRASREGPWVFPHLRQTLEDAWRRAGMQGARDADLLEVHDCFSITGYAIVDHLGLAPPGEAFRPLEEGVFRRDGALPMNPSGGLIGLGHPVGATGVRMLLDGAKQVRGEAGAIQVEGAKRAQTLNLGGSATTTVSFVVGV, encoded by the coding sequence GTGACGGTCTTCGTGCTCGGCGGCGCCCAGACCGACTTCGGGCGCAACTACAGCCGCGAGGGACTCGGCGTCGACGCGCTCATGCGAGACGCGGTGGAGGCGGCCCTCGAAGACACGGGCGTGGGACCGGACGCGATCGACGCGGCCCACGTCGGCAACTTCACGGCGGAGCTGTTCTCTCGCCAGGGGCAGCTCGGCGGGGTGCTCGCGAGCCTGCACGAAGACCTCGCCGGCGTCCCCACCGCCCGCCACGAGGCGGCCTGCGCGTCCGGCAGCGTCGCCGCCCTCGCCGCCACGGCGGAGATCGAGGCCGGCCGCTACGACACGGTGCTCGTGGTGGGCGTCGAGCAGATGCGCAACGTGAAGGGCGACGTGGCGGCCGAGTACCTCGGGTGCGCCGCGTGGACCGGGCGCGAGGCCGAGGACGCGCGCTACGTCTGGCCCGCGCTCTTCAGCCGGGTCGCGGAGGAGTACGAGGCCCGCTACGGGCTCGACCGCGCGCACCTCGTCGAGGTCGCGCAGATCGATCTCGACAACGCGCAGCGAAACCCGGTCGCGCAGACCCGCGGCTGGCAACTCAGCGACGCGATGTACGCGGAGGACGACGAGGCCAACGCCATCGTGGAGGGCCGCCTGCGCCGACAGGACTGCGGCCGGATCACCGACGGCGCGGCGGCGGTGGTGCTGGCCGGCGAAGAGGCCGCCCGCGCGTGGGCGCAGCGACGCGGGGTGTCGCTCGACGCCGTGCCGCGCATCCTCGGCTGGGGCCACCGCACCGCCCCGATGGTGCTCGAGGACAAGCTGCGCGCGAGCCGCGAGGGCCCGTGGGTCTTCCCCCACCTGCGGCAGACCCTCGAGGACGCGTGGCGACGGGCCGGCATGCAGGGCGCGCGCGACGCGGATCTCCTCGAGGTGCACGACTGCTTCTCCATCACCGGCTACGCCATCGTCGATCACCTCGGGCTCGCCCCGCCGGGGGAAGCCTTCCGCCCGCTCGAGGAGGGCGTCTTCCGACGAGATGGCGCGCTGCCGATGAACCCGAGCGGCGGCCTGATCGGGCTCGGCCACCCCGTCGGCGCGACCGGCGTGCGCATGCTGCTCGACGGCGCGAAGCAGGTGCGCGGCGAGGCGGGCGCGATCCAGGTCGAGGGCGCGAAGCGCGCGCAGACGCTCAACCTCGGCGGGAGCGCGACCACCACCGTCAGCTTCGTCGTGGGCGTGTGA
- a CDS encoding acetyl-CoA C-acyltransferase encodes MSAWIVDGVRTPRGRGREGGELSSIPPVRLLADLLSTLRERTGHGAVDDVVIGCAMPTAEQGTCVARMAALLAEIESGGTTVSRFCASGLDAIATAAARVEGRMESQIIAGGVESLSRVPMFSDRGPWSFDPEVAEATGFIHMAVAADLLASRASISRHALDAYALESHRRAARARDDGAFDRSLTPTAGLAADALIRDGLTMDELSARPGAFGELLDDDARRRIARRYPDVTVEARHHARSAPGLADGAAALLLADDAALEALGHAPRGRVIAWAHAAVEPTLMLHGNVAATELALARAGLAVSDIDLFEVNESFAAVPLHFSTELGVPLERLNVHGGAIAMGHPLGATGGVLTLTALDALERRGERRAVVSICGGAGVATALVLER; translated from the coding sequence GTGAGCGCCTGGATCGTCGACGGCGTGCGCACCCCACGCGGGCGAGGGCGCGAGGGCGGCGAGCTCTCGTCGATCCCCCCGGTGAGGCTCCTGGCCGATCTCCTCTCCACGCTCCGCGAGCGCACGGGCCACGGCGCGGTGGACGACGTCGTCATCGGCTGCGCGATGCCCACCGCGGAGCAGGGCACGTGCGTGGCGCGCATGGCCGCGCTGCTGGCCGAGATCGAGAGCGGGGGCACGACGGTGAGCCGCTTCTGCGCAAGCGGGTTGGACGCGATCGCGACCGCCGCGGCCCGCGTCGAGGGCCGGATGGAGTCGCAGATCATCGCGGGCGGCGTCGAGTCGCTCAGCCGGGTGCCGATGTTCTCCGACCGTGGGCCCTGGAGCTTCGACCCCGAGGTGGCCGAGGCGACGGGCTTCATCCACATGGCGGTCGCGGCGGATCTGCTCGCGTCCAGGGCGTCCATCTCTCGCCACGCGCTCGACGCGTACGCGCTGGAGTCCCACCGCCGCGCGGCCCGCGCCCGCGACGACGGCGCGTTCGACCGGAGCCTCACGCCGACGGCGGGGCTGGCCGCGGACGCGCTGATCCGGGATGGGCTGACGATGGACGAGCTCTCGGCGCGACCGGGCGCGTTCGGTGAGCTGCTCGACGACGACGCGCGACGCCGCATCGCGCGGCGCTACCCGGACGTCACGGTCGAGGCGCGACATCACGCGCGGAGCGCGCCGGGCCTGGCCGACGGCGCCGCCGCCTTGCTCCTCGCGGACGACGCGGCGCTCGAGGCGCTCGGCCACGCGCCGCGCGGACGCGTGATCGCCTGGGCGCACGCGGCGGTCGAGCCGACCCTCATGCTCCACGGGAACGTCGCCGCCACCGAGCTCGCCCTGGCGCGGGCCGGCCTCGCGGTCTCCGACATCGATCTCTTCGAGGTCAACGAGTCGTTCGCAGCGGTGCCGCTCCACTTCTCCACGGAGCTCGGGGTGCCGCTCGAGCGACTGAACGTGCACGGCGGCGCGATCGCGATGGGTCATCCCCTCGGCGCGACCGGCGGCGTGCTGACGCTCACCGCCCTCGACGCCCTCGAGCGACGGGGAGAGCGGCGCGCGGTCGTCTCGATCTGCGGCGGCGCGGGCGTCGCCACCGCGCTGGTCCTCGAGCGCTGA